Below is a window of Cydia splendana chromosome 3, ilCydSple1.2, whole genome shotgun sequence DNA.
gcaattttttggtctgagcgaagcgaagaccaaaatagtagacgagggtaaaaatggacattttaggttattttaacgtatttattcaagactaaagaaaattgttcttgggccggtcggaggcgcggggcacgccgatcgggagagcgccggtcgggggcgcgccggcagggctggcagtttgtatggcagaatttggactttattgctaagtcaataagggtcgtaatagatgattttactttatgctctagagcataaaatgcgattttatgtcgtctacgcacgacataaaggtgcactttttgagcatgagaagtgaaaaaatattttaatttaatctagatacggaacccttcaaaTAATATTAACCTGGAAATGTTATTGTCAATTATTATTAACAGCTCTTACATTGGGGGTATCTGTGGCaagatttatttttcaattCTTTTTATAACTCGATGGAAGTTGTGTAATAGTAGCTGGACTAAGATTAAGTGGAAAAGTAAggtaaaattattattactaaacaaataggtaggtaacaaTAAATTCAATGTGAGGTTATTAAAATGAGAACTAACTGGACGTGAGTGTTATAATTACAGAATATTATTAATGCTAACTGAATAAACAaaaccaaacaaaccaaaatgTGATTTATTTTGAATAATGTTATTACAGGTTTAAGTGCTCGATATGGGTAAAGAAGTTATTAACTTTAAATCGACGTAAGTATAagctttaaattaaaatatatttaattttatttagccgacacattttaaatacatacatacatacattttgtagaaATGTTTCGTTTCACtgaattttattaagtacattaaaaacctttttatttagaACCAACCAAGTTCAGTGAAATAACTTAGAAGAGAGAAAATTAAGTTTGGTTTAAGTATTtcctattctaaaataaaaatattaatttcggTAAAATGATTTTGTAAACATAGCGGTTTCTTCGGTTCGGTAAAAATGAGGCCTTTTTGTTTCCAGAGCTGATTTAACGAGTAACCCAGGATTTCAATCAACCTTGAGTATAGCTTCGAATGACGAAAAAAATGAAAAGCCATATAACCCGTTCGAGCATCGAGAACTCCAGCATCCTAATTCGTAAGTAAccattaatgaaatattaaatgtaggtaggtacatttattattacaaaaaagttAAATGTTATATCAGAAGCAATAAGGAATTCAATCAAATAGCTAGACATATTATAGATGTTGTATTTAATGGTTTTGGCAGGAATTAAGCACATAATTTGTTGTAATGTAAAGAGATTTGCTAGTCTAGACGCGTATCCCTAGTTAACGATTGGAAAATATGACATATCGAATATTGACAATCTTTGGTCTTCAGTTACATTTAAACGACATGTACATGTACCTTCTATTTAACCGCAAAACAAGGGAGCAGCTGTCTAAAGACGTTTAAAATTTTATGATtatgtcaacgtatttttgaagtgaaaacttctttagcggcgctgagcactttttgaggtggggaataaatgataaactcgatgcagcgtaacgcgtaacgtaacgctgacgtcatgtgtcacggacaatgttattcaccaaagaactttagtcataacgtatcataatcaggtcaattatttaaaactggacttttatattaagcaataaagctcaatgttctaatcttgtacgggctgaaatacgaggatctcacagttacattctaactttatatcactcaaatataattcaataaagctacatcttgatgaaatcgctaataaaagtgaactctagtactggtgaataaaactcaaaatatcatgaccaaatatatttagatgcgaggtctgcaaggtaactttacaatttctattcgaattttaaacaattaactctacaaatttaagctcactggccagcaatttcggaactaaagtttttcaatagaaaggaggatgggtcaattatacatagatagtgctgcagacattttggactagtcattgagttttcacttctgtcggcactcccggagtgcaacccgttgctttttatttatttttttattagcctgttatagtgtcccactgctgggcaaaggccttaaGTCAACGTTTTAAGTGGCTTTTTCTTATTTCAGAACAATCGGGTCAATACTTCATTTGCTGAAGGCGTGCATAGGCTCTGGTATACTGGCGATGCCGGCAGCCTTCAAAAATGCAGGGCTTGTTGCAGGAACTATAGGCACTTTGTTGGCAGGGTATCTCTGCACACACACGGTAGCTATATTggtaagttattaatttatttttctcgaAAATTCTTGGAAATGCCCTAATTTTGTTCCACAGTCGAACGCGTGCCCAAtttttatgttttcaaataacttTAGTTAGTAAAATCATTATAGTTGGCTacgttttttgcatttttttataaattagcaattagtttaaaataatcTCTAATCACTAATTATATATTAAATCTTATTCTAATTcatatattaaatttatgtagGTTACAACATCGCAACAAGTATGCGTGGATGCCAAAGTGCCGTCTATGAGTTTTGCCGAAACGTGTGGAGCTGCGTTTACATATGGACCTAAGAAACTACGGTCGTGGGGCAACTTTATCAGGTCAGTATTTAGGCACATAAGTTATATTGGATGGAGCAAGGCCCATAGCTTATTTCATCATACAAAAAACATGTAGGTAAGttaattaagagcccatcaacgtgcacactagcgccactgctaaataatcgtgattatatatatttaaaatataaccaaagatatttaaaaatggggccgctacgtactgtattttgtatttaagtaccttttgaatacatcaaactattagtttttatgttgctggattcgtcgatctatgaactcaaaacaaaaacggccgttttaactttggatgCATTGCATTTGGCATTGCTTGAGACATAAGTGCAATTAAGTGCATattcactgcacttacttagcctacgaatacaagttcgaaagatttataaatttttaaaggctttatctcggaaactatttgATGTatagagacaattctagtgtcatattgtagcaaatttagtttactttaaaaaCGTCTTAAGAAAGAACCAACAAAAACTATtcttttagggttataatcgcccaaatctaaaataaaaccgattatttcattattttcaaCACTAGCCAAATAGTAATACCAGGTAATACTAATGGCTGTAACCAGGCACAGATGTGTCTGCCGGAGATCTGTCCTCACCAGAGCTAAATTCCCGACATAGATTGTCAGTTTCTGGCGGACACATTTGCATGTATGCATATTGCATCTGTATCTAATACACTagcttaatattatttacctacttttacTTTCAGGGCACTAGTTGACTTCGCAATGATGCTGACTTACGCAAGTACTTTATGTGTTTATGTGGTTTTCATCGCTTCGTCTTTCAAAGAGGTAGGAATAGGTATATACTCGTAAAACGTAAGGGCTCTACTGAGAATTATTTCATTGATGATACACCCACACTATTATACCCACACTATTAACatgtatattattaattatgcttTATTGAGGGATGCAATACGACAGTTTCGGTAAAATGTAGAGtaaggccaagaaaaatctgcaacgattttgatagcatactcagtgcaagtgttatttatacgtcataatttcatagaagttggaCGTTCAAACTGCACTGAgaatgctatcaaaatcgttgcagacttttcttggtctaactctacatttTACCGAACCTGTCATATTGCAACCCTCAATAaagcataataataataaacatattCACAGGCGTATTCGAATTTTAgctattcgatctgtttccgatattgactatactgatctgtcaatgtcaaaagtgacgttttgaaagttcagtatcatatcggaaacagatcgaattaCTAAAATTTTAATACGCCTGTAAGAATTAATTTTGTAATCAAGTTAAATGACAGAAACGTAAACTAATTGACCTGaatttaagtaagtactatCATGTTAATCATGTAGcacaaatgaaaaaaaaccggccaagtgcgagtcggactcgcaaacgaagggttccgtaccattatctataaaaacggtcacccatccaagtactgaccccgcccgacgttgcttaacttcggtcaaaaatcaagtttgttgtatgggagccccacttaaatctttattttattctgtttttagtatttgttgttatagcggcaacagaaatacatcatctgtgaaaattagaAAATTCAGCTGtttagctatcacagatcacgagatacagcctggtgacagacggacggatggacggacggacagcggagtcctagtaatagggtcccgttttaccctttgagtacggaaccctaaaaacgaacaaaTATGGGGATAccctacaaacagcaacactcttaactgtccatcagtggaccttattacaaaaagcaaaTGGTCCATCTATGGGCAGTCAACAGTGGGAGCGATGGTACAAGCGctgaagatttaaaaaaatcatttcagGTATTGGATGTACTCCAGCCGGAATGGCAACTCTCCGTCCAGATGTACTGCATTATATTAAGCATACCTCTAGTACTCATATGTCAAATCAGGAACCTCAAATACTTAGTCCCATTCTCGGCTCTGGCCAATATACTCGTGGTCATAGTGTTCAGCATCACCATGTATTACATGTTCGCCGACCTCCCTCCAGTGAGTGAGAGAGTGATGGTTGCTAATGTTTCCACGTGGCCCCTCTTTTTCAGGTAAGTTTCATTCAAGAGTCTAAAATCCACGCTTTATCTCAGATATCTTTTTGATAAGTGTTTTCTATTAGCTCATTGAAATACGAATAAAAAGAATCGCTAGGaatctaatataattttaagtgcTACAGTTACGAGGAAATGGTACAGAAatcaatttattttacattacatATCACATGAAGTAAATTTTTGTATATCATGTCATTCATCGTATATGTTATATATGTTAGCGTCTTTTCTGCTGGCCACTGTGGCCAGTTTCCTTGCTTAAACGAAAAAGTAAGTGCCGAAAAAGAATTAGGcgcaggccgcgtagccaacatgccaatcgcttacgctccgtagcggtTGAAaggcaactgtcactgtcgcactaatatggaagagtgatagagagacacaaagcgtttcgttgtcgaagcgatagcgattgtcaccttggctaggccagcATAGCGCCACGCGCCACCACTAAagatcggcctgtcagttagaacaaaaatttgacagttccgaacaattgaccggccgatatcgtccggcggcctgttagtcagtggtcggcttaaaggAAATAAGTTGAATGGAAACCTTTACAAATAATTTACCTGTGTCTATGTCTGTAAATCTTATGAGATGAGGGACATGGGTTATCATAAGAAACCTATTTTGTATTGAATTATGATAATAGcgatattttttctttttacacCAATTTAAAAAGCACCAAATTTTACTTCGCTGGAATGTCGATTGCTGGCTCCGTAATAAATTTATCGGACACTAGCCAGCAATGGTCTCCTCCCTCGAAATCTTTCTGAATGTTCACCATTCTACGAGTTTGTAAAATGGCTGGAGTATTAACCATATTTTATCCGCAGCACCGTAGTATTCGCTATGGAGGGAATTGGAGTCGTTATGCCTGTAGAAAATGAGATGAAGAAACCGCAGCATTTCCTAAGATGTCCAAGCGTTTTATACATATCCATGGCCGTTGTAATCTCTCTATTCACTGTTTTCGGATTCTTCGGATATGTGCAATTTGGGGACGATGTTAAAGGCAGTATAACGCTGAATTTGCCTGATAACGATATGTTAGTACctttatttcattgcattggTGGTTACTTCGATATCATTGTCGActacaaagatttttttttatgaattatacTTATTTTGAATTTTCACCCGAGAgagataattatttattgattgtgCTCTTGAATAGTATAACATCCAGATTCCGGATGGAACATGACTGTGGATGACAGTCGTTTGCCTTAATTTTGGAGTATCTTGACTTCTTTAGATTACCATTAATGTTTATAAATAGCCTTTGTTAAAAAAATGGTCCAAGTTTaacataccgtaaaatggggtgagtagggttcgcggggagagttgggttatgaatgggaagagaagggatgaaaaagatgggattttaaggctactgctacaaaattaatgtattccaatttaaaatggagctatagtaatactcataataaaaaaaatcgattcaacaatcttccaaaatcacctttgtatgaaaacccaactcaccccaaatacgagggactacggggtgaggtgggatttcctgtttatcgtcaaagttatgaaatgagttccatttcataactttgacgataaacagtaTCGTCAAAGTTAGTATCGTAGTCGTTtgcattttagtttttattttattttgggtagttacccaaaataaaataaaaactaaaaaacaaacgtccggaacacttattatatgcaccattcagtttgcatatgtaaaaataaaatgttatcgaagtttgaatgtcagttttgcacctactcaccccattttacggtactaaatTATAAACTATCAACCAAAATAGACTAACAACTAGCTGTGCACTAGAAAATGAACTCAATCACTATGAAATCGACTTAGTAGGAAGGTACAACTAACTTTATCTACTCACCCCTTATGCCCTTTTTTCAGATTTGCGCAAGTAGCAAAGTTGTTAATGGCCATAGTAATATACTTCACGTATCCACTTCAGTGTTACGTGGCCATGGAGATAATAACGAGAATGCTGAAAAAGTGCCAACCGAACAAGTTTGACGATGTCATTCAAGTTAGCATCAGGACCTTCATAGTTTTACTTTCAGGTGGGGTGAGAATAGgtggtattactgcaatgttctgccgccagagtgcagcactaagctagccattgagtaacttatacatactgaaCTGCCTgcctgccttaaactgtttttgacaagttttcacagacaatataatatgacattgatgcatcaaggcggtttgttaacaagggcctaccgggaaacgcgaaaatcgaaatataGTTATCTGCCTACTTTATCGCAAGAGTGAtggaggttagataacgaaatttcgattccttgtttcgcggtagacccccagattgtaaTGGATAGTGTAGTAGTGGctccccctacgcagagttttgcgtaatattccctattagtgtagaaaataaaggtagtgtaccccgcagtaattcctctgccagaaaaaacttaacagtataataaagtatcaataaataaaaagtattgtataaatttccaaagcataataataataggatttaagtaaataagtacataaagtCTTAAAcagttaatatctttttacggaaaaatgctccgtttaaactttcttcatcggacatattcatgtaacgtattgccataatatatgaaatatcaaaaaaaaaatcccagcagaaataccaatattaataaagtaaaattttttggcgtgtcttggaccggaaaattgctttATCTAATtatttcactggaatgccatttgattgccgttttatacctacaaaatgaacaTTCCAAACATTTCATAGCGATAGGTACTAAACACATTCAAAGACTTACtatataccaaagacatatgtaacttcgtataagacgaataaagtctaagaaaataacgtgcctcggaattcaagtaaaagtcattctcgaatagatgccgcacacacctttagcctatcctcggctagatggcgtgacgacaccgtttcatatttaacaattttaacacatagatatcagtgaatgaacatggatcaaaatgatataaaaataataaaatcatttatccatatatatacattcttTGATTCACTGTGACTACATAATCAACTTTGacaataactctctatacactcagTTCTCTTTGCCCAcactaaattaattttgtatcaaggaaaaacgtctgcgaacgatgctattaagtttagaaataaattaaaagtgggaCTTGAAATAGAAAGaaataatatcaaataatagCATCGTCCGCAGACGTTTCGGctcaatacaaaattaattaatttacttacatatattGCTTTGATCAACAAGAGCCAGAAACAAGGTTAGGAACTATTAAGAAAAAGGACGTAGGTATGCGCAAATAATGTAACAAACTTAGGTATTTGAAAAGGTATTACCTAGCCAGATATGCAGAGTCAAATAAACGTTTGATACCCTTGTTTCACAGTTGGCGTAGCCGCTGCCTTCCCGAATTTGGAGTTGGTGATCAGCTTCGTGGGTGCCATCTTCTTCTCCACCCTGGGTTTCCTCTTCCCCGTCGTTGTTGAAACCGTCTACCGCTGGGACAGGGACACTGGTCCATTCAACTACATTATCTACAAGAACATCCTCATTGGAATTTTCTCCATCTTTGTGCTTGTCTCTGGAGCCTATGTATCTGTCGTCGGTATTATAGAtgaattttttgttgaacatCCCATTGAAAATGACAATTTGACATCaattgtaaatatttagtttGATCATTCGTTTTCtttaagttttattaaagtataaaattaaataattagtttTCGTCTTATTCGAATGAATCTAATCCGAGCCGGCGAATCAAATCTTTAAATTGTGTCAGGTGACAATCCCgttaatgggataaaaaaaaattattgcaCAGAAATAAGTAGTAATAACTCAGTCTCATTATAATCAAGTGATAATAACCAATTAAAAAGTAACCTTAATTCGCTCTGGAACTTTACGGCCGTaccaaagaggatttgaagaagagagttactgtcatggtaaattatgtagctacagttcatttactgccatctttcgacagaagattaaacctgtttgaacgccatttgattttgatccttattctttaactgatatgtgttaactttttaaatattaatattcacgccatctactcgagcataggctgaaggttgtggcgccatcgctcgaaaacatggaaccatacctttggcctatagtcgagtagatggcgtgaatattaatatttaataagttaacacgtatcactgaaagaataaggatcaaagtcaaatggcgttctaacagttttattttctgtcgaaagatggcagtaaaattacagtggctacattattgactttgacaatccgtctctatagactttattctctttggcCGTACTATAGATCAAAGAGCTAAGGACGTCGCCAAATCGTCTCTCAAAAGCAGGATTTACCCTCGggataggtaatttaaatacGCGTTTAGAAAGTAATTCCGCATAATTTTCAGACTTAGCCGCGTTTTTATGTATCGAAAGACAGactttttgtatgtaagtaagCCACTTATCCCGTTGTCAATGGAACAATACAAATGGGTTGGCAAAGATATCATTCGCAATACACCCTAACTACGCCTTTGGTGCCCAATTTcatcaaattaaaatatttcaattatattataatttgcaTTAAACAAAAAATTTACTGCTAAAATCGCAGATATGCACACTAGCAAATTTAGGTATTGTGAAGAAAAAATGTGGACACACCCTAAGTTCGCCTTCATTTCTTAACTTCGCCTACTAAAAGTAGTTAAACAtcaaaacttatttaaaaataaatttcaaatttcTACATGTTTACGCTCTATTATCAAACACTAGcgatatatttttagtcgatTTCTGTATATTCTGATTAAAAATATCAAGGCAAATTTTCTGTTACCGGCGAATTTAGAGTAGGTACGTCGTTTTGCCAACCATGATTTCCAATAAtatgtatgggattttgagtttccaaaacgacccgcttggcgcgctgtacAAAATCCcgtacaaaaatagacataacgcaaacgcgaacgctcgtgacgctatcgaatgaaatgtacactttaggggttctgaattaaataaacaGATTAGGTAAGAAACGCATGTCACGGATCTCCCATTAATTCTCCAATTATAGTCTAAGCCGAAGGAAATTTGTCGTGACGAGGAAAATGAAACGGAAATAACAACTTCTTTGAGAATATCACACCTACGTAGTACGATTGTGTAAAATCAGTTTAGCGTGAAACTCTCGCTTACAAGTAATCTCTTTGAAGTTGAAATCTATTGTACTGACGGAACCAACAAACAGATCAAGGAAAGaaaggtacagtcaccacactgGATTGTTAtgtcatttagggttcttgctaaattggaaattctagcgtaagtattgaacaaccagtTTAGCTAGGATCCTATATAAATTGCGCATCAATCGTGGAGCGTAAATAGCGTAATGGTACATAGTGAAATGTCATATActagtaggggagaccgaggtgagttgtgacagaggagagttgtaaCATCGTcgatttttggaatctattaactagaaactaggttgcaacagtgtgcgtttgttagctcgtaacttgaactaacaaacgcgcggtattgcgacctagtttctagttaatagattccaaaaaatcgacgatgtcacaactcacctcggtctcccctaccgtTGGCATAGAATTGAGCAGTCCAAGGCTTCTCTGTGCAAACGTAGtctccattttcctctctagatattgatatggaattttttttaaacgatttaaccatataaaaaaaaatgtttatttcagACCATTTGATCCATATTTTTGTTAGTTAATCAGAAAAACTTACATCCTATGTTAGTACTCACATAAAAACACTATCATTAATATTAACCATAGTTAGAAGGGGCATGCCTTCGTTGACTTTATtagatataaaataaaagtaagggCCGATACAAAAATTGAACAAATTTTTGGTACCTCATAACTTAACATttttggtaggtaggtatattatgtaaACGGCCAGGGATTTCAGggaccaaagacatatgtaacttcgtataagatgaataaagtctaagaaaaaaacgtgcctcggaaatcaagaaaaagtcattcttggatagatggcgcacacacctttggcctatgttcggctagatggcgtgacgacaccgtttcatatttaacaattttaacacatagatatcagtgaatgaatatgggtcaaaatgatataaaaatattaaaatcatttatccatattatataaaaatttttgataattttatacgtttttattttgagttttagtcgtgtgtcgatagatggcagtaaatttactgtgactacaaagtTTACTaagacaggacccctctattgTTTCATACTTATCAAAATTATTAGATTTGTAGACCATGAAAGTTGTAGAAACAATCGACTCCGACTTGATTAACTACGGATAAAGTTTATGTTCGAAAACTATTAGGTAATTAAATGATTACTTGATTTTCACGCAATAAATTCcaagttaggtacctacaaactAATAACTTCGCAAGATTATAAGTTATAACACTACTACTAGTCGGCGTCAAAGATATACCTATTCACAACTCTGTATCTTACTGCTTTGTAATAAGGGGCAGTCTCCTATGATGTTTCCCTGACAGCAAGTTTGGTAATACTTTGGTAAAACTTTAAGCGATAGACGTGTAGAGGTGAGCGAAACCCTTGTATATGATTGATTGTTataattttggatattttgaaatgaaataaatcgtcgggtgacaagcaaaccTCACTAACTgacatcattgaaattattggacaataaaccgtgttacaagtgtaataaagtgcattgttactttagttttttgatagtacttagtgagttttgcttgtcacctgacgaaatattacctatattatattataatctctttatttatttttcatcttaagttaggtatttttataatatgaatataaaagtaaaatataaaaacacttacaaaacaataaaaaatacatataaacacattataaaaaaacctaacctagggtgccgccggcagcggggcagggcccaagctgccggtggtcagggccgcagagtgaggaaccgacgtactatacgcgccgtgtccaaaattaccgccttctgcatctgacccttgatccaaccacccagcgagagtctctctaggtgttggtcgagactcttcgctatgagaccgttcgctgacacgactatcggaacaatgatcgtcgagtcaacatcccacatggcggtaatctcatgagctaagtctaggtacttgctggacttgtccttctcggccttcacgagattctcatcatgggggatggtgacgtcggcgagcacgacccggcgctgcgatcggtctatcagcacgatgtcaggcttattggcgacaatagtcctgtcagtgatgatagatcgatcccaatagagcgtggcacgaccattctcgagaacaggcgcag
It encodes the following:
- the LOC134806654 gene encoding proton-coupled amino acid transporter-like protein CG1139, translating into MGKEVINFKSTADLTSNPGFQSTLSIASNDEKNEKPYNPFEHRELQHPNSTIGSILHLLKACIGSGILAMPAAFKNAGLVAGTIGTLLAGYLCTHTVAILVTTSQQVCVDAKVPSMSFAETCGAAFTYGPKKLRSWGNFIRALVDFAMMLTYASTLCVYVVFIASSFKEVLDVLQPEWQLSVQMYCIILSIPLVLICQIRNLKYLVPFSALANILVVIVFSITMYYMFADLPPVSERVMVANVSTWPLFFSTVVFAMEGIGVVMPVENEMKKPQHFLRCPSVLYISMAVVISLFTVFGFFGYVQFGDDVKGSITLNLPDNDIFAQVAKLLMAIVIYFTYPLQCYVAMEIITRMLKKCQPNKFDDVIQVSIRTFIVLLSVGVAAAFPNLELVISFVGAIFFSTLGFLFPVVVETVYRWDRDTGPFNYIIYKNILIGIFSIFVLVSGAYVSVVGIIDEFFVEHPIENDNLTSIVNI